A stretch of the Veillonella parvula DSM 2008 genome encodes the following:
- a CDS encoding type II secretion system protein GspD, giving the protein MAKNRVSFIGLKCIDKIIVTVILQISLWMVVMLVTPFMVFANGTDRITTSSSENIVNSGEVAKNEKNIENKLITISVRNASLKETVLGICRSYGISVIGVESLKGTVTATVTGESPEGIINELGKLYHFSVLKEHNTLLIDSDDETLEKRELYVISPEHLPAESLKNVVGTVVKNDKMAVLSEQNEVIMHLTSGEKRRVETLVCAIDKEPKQVQLEATIIAMEQSYAKEQGFRWSWLSLTGHGEDKTHSYGAVTFGKTPTGEAYKFFVKPELSLMESSGKAVLIAKPSIMALNGETAHILIGERIPVIEESEVNGERKRSTRYEEVGIKLNYTPIITADGGVDAKIHAEVSTPIMVSEMKAYKISTRQAHTRVRLQPGEVLVIGGLMDNRDQHQIQKIPILGDIPLLGKLFRHSRKTKDSIEMLMLVRATVV; this is encoded by the coding sequence GTGGCTAAGAATCGAGTAAGCTTTATAGGTCTAAAATGTATAGATAAGATTATAGTGACAGTTATATTGCAAATAAGCTTATGGATGGTCGTAATGCTTGTAACTCCCTTCATGGTATTTGCTAATGGTACTGATAGGATAACTACTAGTAGTTCTGAAAATATCGTAAATAGTGGTGAAGTAGCTAAAAATGAAAAAAATATTGAGAACAAACTCATAACGATTTCTGTACGCAATGCATCCTTAAAGGAAACCGTTTTAGGAATTTGTCGTAGTTACGGTATATCCGTAATTGGTGTAGAGTCGTTAAAAGGGACTGTTACGGCCACTGTAACGGGAGAATCCCCAGAAGGGATTATTAATGAACTAGGTAAGTTATATCATTTCTCCGTATTGAAGGAGCATAACACACTTCTTATTGATTCTGATGATGAAACACTTGAAAAAAGAGAACTATATGTTATATCACCTGAACATTTACCGGCTGAGTCTTTGAAAAATGTGGTAGGCACAGTGGTGAAAAACGATAAAATGGCAGTGCTTTCAGAACAAAATGAAGTAATTATGCATTTGACGAGCGGAGAAAAGCGACGCGTAGAAACCTTAGTATGTGCTATCGACAAGGAACCAAAACAAGTGCAATTGGAAGCTACCATCATTGCTATGGAACAATCCTATGCTAAGGAACAAGGTTTTAGATGGTCTTGGCTTAGCTTGACCGGTCATGGAGAAGATAAAACACATTCCTATGGTGCCGTTACCTTTGGCAAAACACCGACTGGGGAAGCCTATAAGTTCTTTGTAAAGCCAGAGCTAAGTCTTATGGAAAGCTCAGGTAAGGCCGTTCTAATTGCAAAACCATCTATCATGGCTCTCAATGGTGAGACTGCGCATATCTTGATAGGTGAAAGAATACCTGTTATAGAGGAGTCAGAAGTGAATGGCGAACGAAAGCGTTCTACTCGTTATGAAGAGGTGGGCATTAAGTTGAATTACACTCCTATCATTACCGCTGATGGTGGTGTAGATGCTAAAATACATGCAGAAGTGAGTACACCTATTATGGTATCTGAAATGAAAGCCTACAAAATAAGCACACGTCAAGCACATACAAGAGTACGATTACAACCAGGAGAAGTGCTAGTTATTGGTGGACTCATGGATAATCGAGATCAACATCAAATACAAAAAATACCTATTTTGGGAGATATCCCTTTGTTAGGAAAATTATTCCGTCATAGTCGAAAAACAAAAGATTCTATAGAAATGTTAATGTTAGTGAGGGCAACTGTGGTATAA
- the galE gene encoding UDP-glucose 4-epimerase GalE: MNILVTGGAGYIGSHTVRALQQAGYTPIIVDNLSRGHVESIPEGVKFYNMDIADPKLVGIMKEHNILGVMHFAAHSQVGESMQNPAIYYENNVVGSYHLIESARTAGIKHFVFSSTAAVYGEPKVAPICEDAQLQPTNVYGRTKLMIEKMLSDYSSIYGSTYVALRYFNAAGADPSGMIGEDHHPETHLIPLVLDAARGKREHITVFGTDYDTADGTCVRDYIHVNDLAAAHVLAMDYLRKGGESQVFNLGSGNGFSVKEIIETAKEVTGIDIPVQYGDRRAGDPGTLIASSEKIKNLLGWDPKFSNVADVIKDAWHWHTSHPDGFNSK; encoded by the coding sequence ATGAATATTTTAGTAACAGGTGGTGCTGGTTATATTGGGAGTCATACTGTACGTGCTTTACAACAAGCAGGATATACACCAATTATTGTAGATAATTTATCTCGTGGGCATGTAGAATCTATTCCTGAGGGGGTAAAGTTCTACAATATGGATATTGCTGATCCTAAACTAGTAGGTATTATGAAAGAACATAACATCCTAGGTGTAATGCATTTTGCTGCTCACTCACAAGTTGGTGAATCCATGCAAAATCCAGCTATTTATTATGAAAATAATGTAGTTGGTTCTTATCACCTTATTGAGTCTGCTCGTACCGCAGGTATAAAGCATTTTGTATTTTCTAGTACGGCTGCTGTGTATGGTGAGCCTAAGGTAGCTCCTATTTGTGAGGATGCTCAGCTACAACCAACAAATGTATATGGTCGCACTAAATTGATGATAGAAAAAATGTTATCTGATTATAGTTCGATTTATGGTTCTACATATGTTGCGTTGCGTTATTTCAATGCGGCCGGTGCGGATCCGTCTGGTATGATTGGAGAAGACCATCATCCTGAAACTCATTTGATTCCACTTGTGTTAGATGCGGCTCGCGGTAAAAGAGAGCATATAACTGTATTTGGGACTGATTATGATACAGCTGATGGCACATGTGTACGCGACTATATTCATGTCAATGATTTAGCAGCTGCTCACGTATTGGCTATGGACTACTTGCGTAAAGGCGGAGAATCTCAAGTATTTAATCTTGGTAGTGGTAATGGATTCTCTGTAAAGGAAATCATCGAGACTGCAAAAGAGGTTACGGGTATCGATATTCCTGTTCAATATGGTGATCGCCGTGCTGGTGATCCAGGAACATTAATTGCTTCCTCTGAAAAAATCAAAAATTTACTTGGTTGGGATCCTAAATTTAGTAATGTTGCTGATGTTATCAAAGATGCATGGCATTGGCATACATCTCATCCAGATGGATTTAATAGTAAATAA
- a CDS encoding glucose-6-phosphate isomerase, whose protein sequence is MLRLQSGFELDYANIYNESCIQERDVNNFERAIQNVWRHTNILRSTGFEEGHVSKDGLPEPVLFYQLPYISEDGINTPDMLERLYELRDYARHNIDTVVSVGIGGSYLGSKVIFDVQCGAFWNNYSAEERGGYPRMYFAGFNVDGDYLVGLIRTLECQAQKKGPDYKVMLVINSKSGSTIEPMANFMILEKALQDRNINYEVIAVTDVSDDEHPTILRSMAIENNWKTYSIPYGVGGRFSVFTEVGFVTAALVGFDIEGFLAGAASMDAACQEEDIFKNPGLLSALLKYIASERYGRIIEVFMPYSEALHSLSDWYVQLLSESLGKMSNTCLPYGRTPVAAVGTMDMHAQVQEHQEGRLNKVVQFIKVKDWKHNLIVPDSYSQYECLHSLSDVGICDILNIALDANREALSSDNRFNMTITVPTLNAFHLGEIMFMHCWAVYFESIFAGVDAFDQPGVEVYKRLIGPKLARAKEVHNS, encoded by the coding sequence ATGTTGCGATTACAATCAGGTTTTGAGTTAGATTATGCTAATATATATAATGAAAGTTGCATACAAGAACGTGATGTGAATAATTTTGAACGGGCTATACAAAATGTATGGCGTCATACAAATATTTTGCGTTCTACAGGCTTCGAAGAAGGTCATGTTTCTAAAGATGGTTTACCTGAACCTGTGTTGTTTTACCAACTTCCATATATTTCAGAAGATGGTATCAATACACCAGATATGTTAGAGCGGCTTTACGAATTACGTGACTACGCACGCCATAATATTGATACAGTTGTATCCGTAGGTATTGGGGGCTCCTATTTGGGGAGCAAAGTTATTTTTGATGTGCAGTGTGGAGCGTTTTGGAATAACTACAGTGCAGAGGAACGTGGCGGCTATCCTAGGATGTACTTTGCAGGCTTTAATGTGGATGGTGATTACTTAGTAGGGCTAATTCGTACGTTAGAGTGTCAAGCTCAGAAAAAAGGTCCTGATTATAAGGTGATGCTCGTTATTAATTCTAAGTCTGGATCTACCATTGAACCAATGGCTAACTTCATGATTTTGGAGAAGGCTTTACAAGATCGTAATATTAACTACGAAGTGATAGCTGTTACAGATGTATCTGATGATGAACATCCTACAATTTTACGATCTATGGCGATAGAAAATAATTGGAAGACCTATAGCATTCCTTATGGTGTAGGTGGTCGTTTCTCTGTATTTACAGAAGTTGGTTTTGTAACAGCCGCTCTTGTAGGATTTGATATTGAAGGATTCTTAGCTGGTGCTGCATCTATGGATGCAGCATGTCAAGAAGAAGACATTTTTAAAAATCCAGGCCTTTTAAGTGCATTATTGAAATATATCGCATCTGAACGATATGGTCGTATTATAGAGGTGTTTATGCCTTATAGTGAAGCACTCCACTCATTATCTGATTGGTATGTGCAGCTCTTATCAGAGTCTCTTGGAAAAATGAGTAATACTTGTCTACCATATGGCCGTACGCCAGTTGCTGCAGTAGGTACTATGGATATGCATGCTCAAGTTCAAGAGCATCAAGAGGGGCGCCTAAATAAGGTAGTTCAATTTATTAAGGTTAAGGATTGGAAACATAATCTCATTGTTCCAGATTCCTATAGTCAATATGAATGCTTACACTCTCTATCTGATGTAGGCATTTGTGATATTTTAAACATTGCTTTAGATGCTAATAGAGAAGCCTTGTCTAGTGACAATCGTTTTAACATGACTATAACTGTACCAACATTAAACGCATTCCATTTAGGAGAAATTATGTTTATGCATTGTTGGGCCGTTTATTTTGAGTCCATTTTTGCGGGCGTTGATGCTTTTGATCAACCAGGGGTAGAGGTTTATAAGCGTCTCATCGGACCCAAATTGGCTCGAGCAAAGGAAGTACATAATTCATGA
- a CDS encoding DUF1294 domain-containing protein, giving the protein MSDTQFWVTVGIWNLIVFSLYGYDKLCAINGYDRISEFTLLFLAFAFGGVGALLGMVLWRHKTLKFKLAIPFALLWSVYAVGFGYGLWVK; this is encoded by the coding sequence ATGAGTGATACGCAATTTTGGGTGACCGTAGGTATTTGGAATCTTATCGTATTTAGTCTGTATGGATATGATAAATTATGTGCCATTAATGGATATGATCGAATTTCAGAGTTTACATTATTATTTTTAGCGTTTGCCTTTGGGGGTGTTGGTGCTTTATTAGGCATGGTCCTATGGCGTCATAAGACATTAAAATTTAAATTAGCCATTCCTTTTGCATTACTTTGGTCTGTATATGCGGTTGGATTCGGTTATGGCTTGTGGGTAAAATGA